The Stenotrophomonas maltophilia genome includes a region encoding these proteins:
- a CDS encoding VIT1/CCC1 transporter family protein, whose amino-acid sequence MSRHSRHPELHRSERVGWLRAAVLGANDGIVSVAGLVVGVAASGASAATILATGVAGTVAGAMSMAAGEYVSVQTQADTEAADLAMEKRELRDDPHSELEELAAIYRHRGLEPALARQVAEQLTAHDALGAHARDELGITDTLRARPLQAALASAGAFTCGAALPVLTALLAPVDKVALMTTASTLLGLCLTGAVAAQAGGAPPVRGAIRVMFWGALAMAAAAGVGRLFGAQVT is encoded by the coding sequence ATGAGCCGCCATTCACGACACCCCGAACTGCATCGCTCCGAGCGCGTCGGCTGGCTGCGAGCCGCCGTGCTGGGCGCCAACGATGGCATCGTCTCGGTGGCTGGCCTGGTGGTCGGCGTGGCCGCCAGCGGCGCCTCGGCTGCGACCATCCTGGCCACCGGCGTGGCGGGTACCGTGGCCGGCGCGATGTCGATGGCGGCGGGCGAATATGTCTCGGTGCAGACCCAGGCCGACACCGAAGCGGCCGACCTGGCAATGGAAAAGCGCGAGCTGCGCGACGATCCGCACAGCGAACTGGAGGAGCTGGCCGCGATCTACCGCCACCGCGGCCTGGAGCCTGCGCTGGCGCGGCAGGTGGCCGAACAGCTCACCGCCCACGATGCGCTGGGTGCCCACGCCCGCGACGAACTGGGCATCACCGATACCCTGCGCGCCCGCCCGCTGCAGGCAGCGCTGGCCTCGGCCGGTGCGTTCACCTGCGGTGCGGCGCTGCCAGTGCTGACCGCCCTGCTGGCGCCGGTCGACAAGGTCGCACTGATGACCACGGCCAGTACCCTGCTCGGCCTGTGCCTGACCGGCGCGGTGGCAGCCCAGGCCGGCGGCGCCCCGCCGGTACGCGGCGCAATACGGGTGATGTTCTGGGGTGCACTGGCAATGGCCGCCGCTGCAGGCGTCGGTCGCCTGTTCGGCGCCCAGGTGACATGA